The segment GACCTCTCCGCCGGGTTATTGCACCCGGAAACGTCACAGATTTCGGTCGCTGTTTCATGCTTAGCCAATGCCATGGGATACATAATCGTCTCCATAAGGTATAATTATGATGGGATGGCTGGGATTTCATTTATATATAGACGATTGGCATCCATTTTTATGAACACTAAAGACGAAATATGCGACGCATTGGACGGAAATAGAGGCGACCAAGCTCCCCCCGCGATATTCACCCAGACTGGGACGGTCGGGCAGATGGACAGATGCGGGGCCTGCTGGCCGGAAGCGAATTTCGACGCTGAGAAAATGGCTCAGCTGGCCGTCCAACCGGCGGAGATGTTCGGATTCGCCATGGCAAAAGTGCCGTTCTGCGTGACCATAATCCCCGAGATATTGGGATGCGATATCAGCAAAGGGAACAAAGGGGCCCAACCCGCTGTGACCGCATCCCCTTGGAGGAACGACGACATGATGCTTGTCGAACCTCCGGATGTGATGTCTCCCGATGAGTTCCTGTCTTCCGGGAGATGCCCGATGATTTTGGAGGCGGCCGAAAAAGTGAGGTCGCGCAGAGAAGACCTCTTCCTGATATGCGGGATGGAAGACGCATTCTCGACCGCGTACCAGATGACTGGGTTGGAGACGTTCCTGATGGGCGCGATGATGGACCCGGATCTTTGCAGATCCTGGGTGGAAGCCGTCAAGCCTTGCCTCAAAGCTTACGCGGCGGCCCTTTCCGAAGTTTCCGACGACGTCCAGCTGATCGTCGAATCCGCGACCGACGTTATGCCCGCCGAGATGTTCCACGATTTCGTGGAGGGGAGCGCCTCCGACATCGTGGGTTGCATCAAAAAATCGTATTCCACCGTGCACAGCTGCGGAGAGACGTCGGAAATCCTCGAGGATCTGGCTTCCATGGGTGAGACGGGACTCTCCGTCGAGACATACTACGATCCAGTGGGTGTCGCAGAAAGGATAGCGAAGAAGGTCCGCATAGTCGGCGGCGTGCCTCCGGTTAACCACCTGATGCAAGGCACCCCCGCAATCATCCGCGAGGACGCCATCAAATGCTCAGACGCCGGATTCGCCATCATAGCGCCGGAATGCGGGGTCCCTCCGCTCACTCCCAACGAGAACCTGATGGCCCTGGCCAAGTACAGGGAAAATCTCTGATCCGATCCGGGGGCCTCCCCGGACCTTCCTATCAGCCAGCGGAAAAAAAGGATAATATCTTTCGTCGCCAATGGCGGGAGCATGACCAAGGTCTCACCCTCGATGCTTTCCGCCGATTTCTCTAAGCTCGGCGAAGAGCTCGTCCGCGTTGAGGCGGCCGGCGCGGATTGGGCCCACCTCGACGTCATGGACGGGATGTTCGTTCCAAACATTACATTCGGGCCTCCCATCATAAAATCCATACGCAAATGCTCGGGCATATTGTTCGATGCCCATCTGATGATAGAGGATCCGTCAAGATACGTGGACGCTTTCGCCGATGCCGGCTGCGACATGATCACCGTCCATTGCGAGGCCGAGGGGAACATAGCCGAGGCAATCGACAGAATCAAGGGAAGAGGGCTCAAAGCTGGTGTTTCGCTGAACCCTGAGACCCCCACGTCAAAAATCATCCCTTATCTGGGCGATGCGGATCTCGCTTTGGTCATGACGGTACATCCCGGATTCGGAGGGCAGTCCTTCATCGGGGAATGCGTGCCGAAGATCGGCGAAATCAGGAAATGGGCCGAAAACAGAGGGAAAAGGCTTGAGATCTCCGTCGACGGCGGGATAAACGCCGAAACCGGGAAAATCTGCGCCGACACTGGGGCAACCGCCCTAGTGGCTGGGTCCTCCCTGTTCAGGCTGGACGACATGGCGCCCGAGATAGCCAGATGGAAGCTGTACGGGCCTACGCTCTGAGGTGATTTTATGGGAGTAAACCTTTCACCGATAGTGGAGCCCAGGGAGATAGAGCTCTCGGAACTCCGCGGCAAAACCGTCGCAGTAGATGCGTACAACACCATCTTCCAATTCCTTTCGATAATCAGGCAGCCGGACGGAAAGCCCCTCATGGACCAGGACGGCAACGTCACGTCGCATCTCTCCGGGATACTGTATCGCACGTCCAACCTCATCGAAGCGGGCATCGAACCGGTCTTCGTGTTCGACGGCAAGGCCAACGCCCTCAAGGCGGGTACTATAGAGGAAAGGATAGCCCGCAGAGAGAAGGCGAAAGAGGAATACGAGCAGGCTCTGGCCGAAGGGGACCTCAAGAAAGCGTTCTCCAAGGCGCAGCAGACATCCAGAATGACTCCCGATATTCTCGAGAGCTCCAAAAGGCTGCTTGAGCTCCTCGGGATACCCGTAGTCCAGGCCCCCAGCGACGGGGAAGCCCAGGCGGCCTACATGTGCTCCGCCGGTTCCGTCTATGCGGCGGCCTCGCAGGATTTCGATTCCATACTTTTCGGGGCGCCCCTGCTTCTGAGGAACCTTACGATGTCGGGAAGGCGCAAAATCCCCGGCAAAAACGCCTACAAAGACGTGAAAACCGAACTCATAGACACCGAGAATATGCTCCAAAACCTCGGGATCACCAGAGAACAGCTCGTGGACGTGTGCATCCTCATAGGAACCGATTTCAACCATGGGATCGACGGCATAGGGCCGAAAAAAGGGCTTAAACTCATACAGAAGCACGGGAACCTGGAGGAGACCCTGCCCGCGATTGGCAAGGAGATCCCCGAATACCAGGAAGTCCGCGACATTTTCCTGGACGGCCCGAAATCCGACGATTACGACGTCAAGCATGGCACGGCCCTTCTGGAAGAGACCGTGGAGATGATGGCTGGATATGGGTTCTCCGAGGACAGGGTGAAAGCCGTGGTCGGCAGGATCGAAGCGGCCAGGAAAACTGAGGACAGCAGGAAAAAGCAGAGGTCCCTGGACGGATGGTTCTGAGCTTAAAACCTGGGGCCCGTGCACGGCCCTGGGAATCCCCGAGGGTCGATTTTTTGCTATATTGACTTTTCAATAAAACTTTATATCCAGCATCTATGCTGTCAAATGTGGGCAGAGGAGAATTATCGATAGGCCCTGCGAGAACTCGCGAAGAAAATGGAAGGGCAATCCAAGAAGTAGACATAACCTTCGTTCTTCCGGGGGAGAATGCCCAGACCAAGACGCTGTTCTACAGCGTGCAGGCCGAATATGGATACGGCCTGTGCTCGGATCTCTCGGACGCTTATGTGATGGCGTCCCTCGTCTATTGCATGAGGAGAGGGCTGGACATCGTGGCGGAATCCCCAATGAGCAGCCACCTCTACCACAATGTTACCGAGTACCTGATCCCCTCCCTTGTCCATACTGACGGCCACCTCGAAGCAATCAAGATCCATGCCCCTATAACGAAGGACTCGAAGGTACGCGCCGGAAAGCACGTGGGTACGGGAATGTCATGCGGCGTGGACTCCATGCACGCGCTCTGGCACTATCTCGACTACGAAGACAGCAGCCGCAGGCTGACGCACTTGTGCATAACCGATGTCGGAGCTTTCAACGTCGTTTACGGCAGCGATGAGAATATCAAAAAAGTCAAAGAAAGATCGTACGAACGTGCAAGAACAGTATCCGAAGACATCGATCTTCCTCTGATTGAAATCGAATGCAACATAAGAGAAGTATTGAAGCAAAGCCACAGGCTGACCCATACCTACACAGACCTGTTCTCCATAATGATGCTGAGATACTTCTGGAAGGTCTATTACTACGCATCAGTGGGCGACGGGAAGCTTGCCCTAGAGCTGGAAAACAACAGCAGACACGACTCCGGATACTATGAGATGTTCATCCTGCCTTTGGTGTCCGACGGAAAGCTGGACATTATGTCCGAAGGATTCATCTCGAATCGCTTCCAAAAAATCAAAGACATAAAGGACGCCCCGTACGCCCAGAAATACCTCTACTCCTGCGTGAAAAGGAGCGAGAATTGTGGCGTCTGCAGCAAATGCCTCAGAAACCTTTGGAATCTGGATGCGCTCGGTTGCCTCGATTCATTCCGCGATGCTTACGATATCGATGCTTACCTGAAAAAACGCAGAGTGCTTATGATCAAACTGGCCAATCAAGCCGGAAAGAATGATTTCGTCGAGGATGCGATCGGCGTATTCGCCGGCAACAAGGATCCAGATTACCTTTACGCCCTAAACAGCATAAAGAAGATTGAAACCGCAGTATCCGATTACGAAAAAGGCAAGAATCTGAAAAGATGCTTCAGGATATTCAAACATTACAGGCGTTACAGCACTCTGGCCTACGTATACTACGGCAAATCGCTGTTGGAAGGGAAGGGAACCGCCGCCGACGAAGAGCTAGGAAGGAAGGTCATGGAATCCGATAGGGCCAGAAAATACCTGCTGAAACACAGGGTTTCCGAAGATGACGAATCGGAATAAGAAAAGAATACCCGGCCAACTCCGAACTCTTCCTGATGCGCTGGAAATCCATCTCTGTGCCGATCATCTAACAGAACGATGTGTCGCTTTTGATTCCCATATTGCCTGTGGCAAAGACAAACCCGCATATCTGTTCTTTCAACCCTCAGGATTCTTTGTATTCTATCGTCCTGTTCAATGGCACTACAGTCGTACCGTCGCTTAAATCCTTAGCGACAGTGGCTCCCGCGGCAATCTTACAATTATTACCGATAACTATGTTCCCCACCAATACGGCTCCAGCACCGATGAATACGCCATCGCCAATTTTAGGTGCCCCATAGCGTTTATGGCCCTTCGTCTTATTGGACCCGATTGTCACCTGCTGGTATATAGTGCATTTTTTTCCGATCACCGCTGAATCACTGATAAAAATGGAAAGAATCCCGTGAGGAAAACTGGGGATCGCCGAGATTTTGGAGCTTATACCTATCCAGCTTCCGCGCTTCTCCAAGACATAATAATAAAGATTCAACATCATTTTCTTGTCAGAAGCGCCACTTTTTATAGCTTTTCTTAATCTGAATATATATTCTACCTGCCATGGTATCCTTTTGCCTAAAAACATTGATTTTTCAAATAATTCATATGATTTATATAAATCGCGAGGCACCACGTCACCGTCGAAATAAAACTCGGATAATAG is part of the Candidatus Methanomethylophilaceae archaeon genome and harbors:
- the rpe gene encoding ribulose-phosphate 3-epimerase translates to MTKVSPSMLSADFSKLGEELVRVEAAGADWAHLDVMDGMFVPNITFGPPIIKSIRKCSGILFDAHLMIEDPSRYVDAFADAGCDMITVHCEAEGNIAEAIDRIKGRGLKAGVSLNPETPTSKIIPYLGDADLALVMTVHPGFGGQSFIGECVPKIGEIRKWAENRGKRLEISVDGGINAETGKICADTGATALVAGSSLFRLDDMAPEIARWKLYGPTL
- the fen gene encoding flap endonuclease-1, coding for MGVNLSPIVEPREIELSELRGKTVAVDAYNTIFQFLSIIRQPDGKPLMDQDGNVTSHLSGILYRTSNLIEAGIEPVFVFDGKANALKAGTIEERIARREKAKEEYEQALAEGDLKKAFSKAQQTSRMTPDILESSKRLLELLGIPVVQAPSDGEAQAAYMCSAGSVYAAASQDFDSILFGAPLLLRNLTMSGRRKIPGKNAYKDVKTELIDTENMLQNLGITREQLVDVCILIGTDFNHGIDGIGPKKGLKLIQKHGNLEETLPAIGKEIPEYQEVRDIFLDGPKSDDYDVKHGTALLEETVEMMAGYGFSEDRVKAVVGRIEAARKTEDSRKKQRSLDGWF